In Henningerozyma blattae CBS 6284 chromosome 7, complete genome, a single genomic region encodes these proteins:
- the TBLA0G01640 gene encoding uncharacterized protein (similar to Saccharomyces cerevisiae YMR206W and YNR014W; ancestral locus Anc_6.309): MSRPLSAQLTIHYQPPAHVVQTVLTLADNPDNGSGSGSGNDNDNDNDNGHDHDHVSPNTTPLVSPATAAAAMCSSFPPNLLDLYQCVHDDDPSPDTLDGPDGPDGRLNSVEMQMQLSDTLEMPDALPMEMSDSLDYSDTMDGNCVETPCYSDSSRADSPLEFPKRGGVGHDHGSRTSHPALARTHTVSGLPRTALCPVSRNRRFSESVLSRRRSSFALQLPTHSGSYSGASRSLEDADNNSDIDLQCSCSRHHHRRNSIALKFNKPFFKEAGL, translated from the coding sequence ATGAGTAGACCCCTTTCCGCCCAATTAACCATTCATTACCAGCCTCCAGCACACGTGGTCCAGACTGTTCTGACGCTAGCCGATAACCCGGACAATGGCAGTGGCAGTGGCAGTGGCAATGACAATGACAATGACAATGACAATGGCCATGACCATGACCACGTGTCGCCCAACACCACACCTCTAGTAAGCCCCGCCACAGCCGCAGCTGCCATGTGCTCGTCATTCCCACCGAATCTGCTCGACTTGTACCAATGTGTTCATGACGATGATCCTTCTCCGGACACCCTGGACGGACCGGACGGACCGGACGGAAGACTAAACTCCGTCGAGATGCAAATGCAATTGTCGGACACCCTGGAAATGCCGGACGCTTTGCCCATGGAAATGTCCGACTCCCTGGATTACTCGGACACTATGGACGGCAATTGTGTGGAGACTCCGTGTTACAGCGACTCCTCACGTGCAGACTCACCACTGGAGTTCCCCAAGCGTGGCGGTGTCGGACACGACCATGGATCTCGGACATCGCACCCCGCGCTGGCCAGAACCCACACCGTATCCGGACTTCCCCGCACGGCTCTTTGTCCTGTTTCCCGAAACAGGCGTTTTTCCGAAAGTGTGCTTTCACGGAGAAGATCGTCGTTTGCCCTACAATTACCCACACATTCTGGTTCTTACAGTGGCGCCAGTCGTTCACTAGAGGATGCCgataataattcagatATAGATTTACAATGTTCATGTTCAAGACATCATCATAGAAGAAATTCCATTGCTTTGAAATTCAACAAACCTTTTTTCAAAGAGGCTGGATTGTAA
- the PHO91 gene encoding Pho91p (similar to Saccharomyces cerevisiae PHO91 (YNR013C); ancestral locus Anc_6.308) gives MKFSHSLQFNAVPEWSSKYIAYSNLKKLIYQLQRDKLYNRLPHDLPVENSSRSTISLLPVANPISERPPILPSHDPYTKLFINKLDLQLAKIDRFYKNQYKSLVDNIVDLKDDLNDYYDSINTINRTSPQHNNLTPQNSLYSVDSNVSLENPNNNSTNIFSMISNNIHSLTSNRSNSAIPVDLKQKLIFKKRLLELFTLLNELKDFIVLNKTGFTKICKKFDKSLESTPIKKTYLQRIETHSVVFNNNSIVHLQNYIQELITLYANLFDHMNQQDAREELSSHLKEHIIWERNTVWKDMINLERKFQSTSVTQPDSISHSPQPYDSSTQTPLLSSTSGTTTNHYHSTNNNSLSKPKHKNKWRYNKRLVLFTAITSVFIFILSNSPATYNLEDLPERNCLALLIYSSLLWATEVIPLFVTSLFIPLLIVMFPMLKDPNDNHKVLSSIDASNFILSSMWSNVIMLLLGGFTLAAALSKYNIAKIISTHILSSVGTNPKLILLTNMFIAFFISIFISNVAAPVITYSIIQPILRILPKRSTYAQALILGIAFASNIGGMSSPISSPQNIFALTLMDPSPNWIDWFVVSIPTCLISIILIWIFLLLTFDFNSNSQIQQDSAPSSSTSTTSTKPLKLLKIHPINDPLNNKQKIVIFISSITILLWCFADKLSFLMGDMGIISIIPIVTLFGTGLLTSDDFNNFMWTIVILAMGGATLGKAVSMSGLLATIAVHIKESIQDKPIFLIVLLFGIMILTMATFISHTVAAMIIIPLMKEIGNHLPSDHSRLLIMISTLLCSSAMGLPTSGFPNVTAISMTDEIGNRYLSVKTFITRGVPSSLLAYLVIVTIGFGLLELIGF, from the coding sequence ATGAAGTTCTCTCATTCGTTACAGTTCAATGCGGTCCCTGAATGGTCGTCCAAATATATCGCATACTCGAACTTGAAGAAACTCATTTACCAATTGCAAAGAGATAAACTATACAACAGACTTCCTCACGATCTCCCCGTGGAAAATAGTTCTAGATCCACCATCAGTCTCTTACCCGTGGCCAACCCAATTTCTGAAAGACCCCCGATCTTGCCATCCCACGATCCATACACCAAACTCTTCATCAACAAGCTAGATCTGCAACTGGCCAAAATCGATCGGTTCTATAAAAACCAATACAAATCATTAGTAGACAACATTGTAGATTTGAAAGACGATTTGAACGACTATTATGATTCCATCAATACCATTAATAGAACTTCTCCACAACATAACAATCTGACCCCTCAGAATTCCCTGTATTCCGTGGATTCAAACGTATCCCTGGAAAACCCAAACAACAATTCTACAAACATCTTCTCAATGATCTCAAACAATATCCATTCATTGACATCCAACAGATCAAACAGTGCCATCCCCGTCGATCTAAAGCAGAAATTGATCTTCAAGAAAAGATTGCTCGAATTGTTCACTCTATTGAACGAATTGAAAGATTTCATCGTCTTGAACAAGACCGGGTTCACCAAGATTTGTAAGAAATTCGACAAATCTTTGGAATCTACTCCGATCAAAAAGACATATTTGCAACGGATAGAAACTCATTCTGTCGTGTTCAATAACAATTCCATCGTCCACCTGCAAAATTATATCCAAGAACTCATCACCCTTTATGCAAACTTGTTCGATCATATGAATCAACAAGACGCTAGAGAAGAGTTATCCTCTCATTTGAAAGAACATATCATCTGGGAAAGAAATACCGTTTGGAAAGATATGATCAATTTAGAAAGAAAATTCCAATCCACTTCAGTGACTCAACCAGATTCCATCTCTCATTCTCCACAACCTTATGATTCTTCCACACAAACCCCTTTACTCTCATCAACTAGCGGCACCACCACAAACCATTATCATTCTACAAATAACAATTCTTTATCAAAACCTAAACATAAGAATAAGTGGAGGTATAACAAAAGATTGGTTCTTTTCACAGCAATCACTTCCgttttcatcttcatcttaTCCAACAGTCCCGCTACCTACAATTTAGAAGATTTACCAGAAAGAAATTGTTTAGCTCTATTGATTTATTCCTCCTTGTTATGGGCCACAGAAGTAATCCCATTATTCGTCACATCATTATTCATTCCACTCCTAATAGTAATGTTCCCTATGTTGAAAGATCCCAATGATAACCATAAAGTATTATCTTCTATCGATGCATCAAACTTCATTCTATCTTCCATGTGGTCCAACGTAATCATGCTTTTATTAGGAGGCTTCACTCTCGCTGCTgcattatcaaaatataatattgcTAAAATCATTTCCACTCATATCTTATCTTCCGTCGGGACAAATCCAAAATTGATCTTATTAACAAACATGTTTATTGCCTTTTTCATCTCCATTTTCATTTCAAACGTCGCTGCACCAGTAATCACATATTCCATCATTCAACCTATCTTACGTATCTTACCCAAGAGATCCACCTATGCTCAAGCGTTGATCTTGGGTATTGCATTCGCTTCTAATATAGGTGGGATGTCTTCTCCAATTTCTTCCcctcaaaatatttttgcttTGACTTTGATGGACCCTTCCCCTAATTGGATTGATTGGTTCGTCGTCTCTATCCCCACATGTCTAATTTCTATCATTTTAATTTGGATCTTCCTTCTATTAACGTTTGatttcaattcaaattctcAAATCCAACAAGATTCTGCCCCATCTTCCTCAACATCAACTACCTCTACAAAACCATTGaaactattaaaaatcCATCCAATTAATGATcctttaaacaataaacaGAAAATAGTCATCTTCATCTCTTCAATCACTATCCTATTATGGTGTTTTGCTGATAAATTATCCTTCTTAATGGGGGATATGGGTATCATCTCAATTATCCCTATTGTAACATTATTCGGTACGGGGCTTCTAACTTCAGatgatttcaataatttcatgTGGACTATAGTAATCTTAGCCATGGGTGGGGCCACTTTGGGGAAAGCTGTTTCAATGTCAGGCCTATTAGCTACCATTGCTGTTCATATTAAAGAGTCCATACAGGATAAACCAATCTTCCtcattgtattattattcggAATCATGATCTTAACCATGGCCACATTCATTTCTCATACAGTGGCAGCCATGATTATTATCCCATTGATGAAGGAAATTGGGAACCATTTACCAAGTGATCATTCAAGACTATTAATTATGATTAGTACCCTACTTTGTTCAAGTGCAATGGGGCTGCCCACTTCAGGGTTCCCAAACGTAACTGCAATATCAATGACAGATGAAATCGGTAATAGATACTTGTCTGTCAAAACTTTCATCACAAGAGGTGTTCCTTCAAGTTTATTGGCTTATCTAGTCATTGTAACGATAGGTTTCGGtcttttagaattaatCGGCTTTTAA